TAAAAAAAGTCTAAATATACGGtaattgtaattaattacaaatatacgACACCCAAATGATCCCAACTAATAAATAATCTATTGGTAAATATGACACCCAAACTCATTCAATAACACGGATAATTTTTCTtcataataaattattaatatttttagaaattaataatataattattaattattagtaTTATAAAGACAAATCTAAtcatttgaaaactatttatttaataatattataatatgatcaAATCTATCACTATAAATTAGTGTGTTGGTTTGATTTTTTTAACGTATTCTCTTTTAACTAAATTAAtgagaacaaaaaaaatatttgcaAAATAAAATGTTACTCGTGAAAACTAatctaaataaatattaattttttttaacaaacaaataaatatagattttaATACTTAAAATTTGGTCATCATTAATTTACTATTTTGAAAATTCATTATCACGGTAAtaaattcttttattttgttaACATGTTTGTAACAATGATttacataattaattttataagtaaaatattcaatttttgtaactaaatatttacaaaaatgttAGATGTTAGAACaactaatattaatattataacaagtagtaacaaaactattataattaataataaaattgttaCATGCAATAACTAAAACTCATTAAAAAGTATAAATATGTTACAAGATTGTAACAAGTAGTAATAAAACTATTACAATAAGTAAATAATtctttacaaatttgtaaacaacaattacatattaattcataacaaaaaaagtctatttttgtaacaaaattttacaaaagtaattcacaaataaaattatatttctcaaCTAATAGTtgcataaataatttatatatttacttAACATAATTGTAATAAAAAATTTACTAGTTTTATAATTTAATAGTTATTTATTCTCCCAATATTATTCGTAACACAACGTTACTAATTTGTAACATcttgttattattttaataattactcattttttaatattatttaaagagATTAATTTTagggaaattcacaaaaatacattcacatttaaaaaaaaatatgaaaaatacggtagattacaaaaatacagaaTTTTCATGAAAAATTCGGAATGACAAAAGTGTAAATACGGAGTAGCAGtgaaatacaacatttttttgtTAATAGCCGTTACAAATTCGTAAACATGTGTTACAGATGCGTAAACCAgttacataaaaatatttttgtaaacaacatttacaaatATATAAACAAGTTTTACATATTGGTAAACAAATTTTACATTTTTGAAGACAACATTTACAGAATAATTCGTtgctaaaatattttatttttgtaacaatggtttacataactaattttataactaaaaaaatatatatatttgtgactaatatttttaaaaagtaagttgtgaatttagttaacatatttgtaacaaaaatatataaaactaagtttgTAACTAAAAGAATTTTATAATTAGTATATACAAAAATGTTAAATTACATTAAacaagtaatatatatatatttaaaaaaaattgtaacaactaataaagaaatagattatattgattaaatatataatattttatgtaagcataaatatttatttaatattaataattatatttattttaaatatttataagaaaaataaatttatttgtaattattattattatcattattatcatACCAAAAAGTATCTATCAATTTATTAAAGTATTGacacttttttttaaatatataatatgaaaattgtaatatttatattatagaaattaatataattaaaatagtttaaaatataatatttaaaataaaagttgATTTGACAAAAATAAACGTGGTGGTTCAAATTTACATATCAATAAGAtacaggaaaaaaaaaacatttgcgTACATACTAGTTGGGAGGAGCACAACAACTTTATAATTGCTTAAAATTGCCGtataaaaagaatttttttttaaattaccgtGTATGATGTAATTTTCCCTTAAAAAAACCCGTAGCACCCATGACATTCACAGCCAGCCAACCATCCCGATGCACATCCTACCATTCTTGTCCAAGGCCCACCATTCCTAGCCCAATATTCACAGACCGCCGACAACACTAGAAACCCATAAAAAATGCAAAATCATGttattcaaaaattataaaagcaaaaaaaaaaaaaaaacatggatGTGCCAATACTGTTCCCAAAAATTTATTCACCATATATAAATACATAGTCATCCATATCATGCATTAATATTGATAGAGaagtaaattataaataattatactATTTTTTTGTCAGGAAATAATTATACTATTATTACATATAAACAAATTCcaatatctttttttttgttgGGGTGGTTATTACTAATAATCACGTTTTTGTCAGTACTTTTGTGGCTTTAAGAGTATATGAAAGAACAATCAAGCTTAACTATACTAAATTCTAAATGTTTTTCTTGGATCTGAACGCAATTAACTACTCATATAGTCTCTCCGTAAGTTttagaataaatagcatttttatTTTCCGAACTATGACCATTAAATAATTGTGTCCTCCAAATAATTTGAGATGTTAAAAATTGCCCATGAACTATACACATTATGAAAAATGAGATTTCTGTTAGATTTCGTTAtaggtggctaacagattgataaTGTGATAATTTATTGGTTGATATGACAATGTCATGGgtagaataattaacaattttatCCCTCGAACTTTAACCATTACCAAATTGtgctatttttattaaaactaatttttattcttaaaaataataattaaatcattagaaataaaaaaaaataatcattttaaaagattaagaaattaaaaactacaaaaagtttaaaattaattaaataaattttcaaatattcaaaaaattaaaaacctaattaacaacaaataattttttttactttttcttttcttttacaacataaaataaatatatcttaaaataaaaattaaaaataaatcataaaataaagattttTCCAATTCGTCCTCCTCCAtttaggttaaaaaaaattatttatttaaaccaTTCGTCATTCGTTCTActctttaattaaaaattttctttattttagtatatattttaaattttcattctaaaataaatttattttatattgtaaaagaaaataaaaggaaaaaagaaaaaagaggtatttgttattaattagatttttaattttttttaataaaaattgcaTAATTTGGTAATAGTTAAAATTCGGCAGTAAAAttactaattattctacacatatCACTGATACATGACATCATCAATCTATTAGCCACCTTAGACGAAATTTAACAAAAGTCTCATATTTTAATAAGGTGTATAGTTGGGATAAATTTTTAACATCGCTAATCATTTAGGGTACATTATAGTTGGGCGGCAAAAAAGCAATTTATTCTAGTTTTATGTCCGTACTGTAGTTGATATTTGACACTCTATTATGTCGTCACAAGGGAATCTCAAACTCAGTTGTGGacatttataaaattataaaaggGAAAAAAATAGTTAACTAATACAGCAAAAACAATGTGCGTCTTTTTAATGAAGTGAAAGAGACTTGTCATCTGCAACTGTATAAATTGCTTTTGGCGATCCTTGACAATTACTTAGAGACAAATTCAGATTAAACATTAATGTTCTACAGGTTGTCCCACTACCCATTATGCACAATTCAGATTGCAATAAGGATCAATCTTTAACGGTAATCATTGTCATTTGTAGGACTACTTTTTTTACCACTTTTGGTTTAATGTGGGCCATCCATTTCAGAAAACTAAGTACAACATCTTGCTTACCTAGAAATTTTTTTAGGTGAGTTAGTCATGATCATTTGCTTCTAATAAGTGCATTACTTCCCAAAAGATTAGGATTCATGAACCTCCTGTTTCGGTCTTGGACAGCAACTTATTGTCTTCATTCATTTTCTCAGGCCTAATTTAAATGGGCATTGTTCATATATTGTTATTGACAGAAGTTTATGAGCTACCCAAAATAGTTCTTTAATTGGTCAGAGTTCAGAGATATTTTCTTACTTACAGAAAAAAGGTTGATTAATCTTAAAAGAAGAATACAAAAGTTGTAAGTGATTCTATATACAACAGCTTAGCTTAGAAATGAGGTTTCTGAACTCTCCATTTATTGAAGTGGGAACTAAATTAGAATCTCAATCATGCATGAACCATGTATAAATTCAGTGGCCCATGCAAAATTTACAAGGATACACACATACAAGTTGAAGTTGAAGTTAAAGTGATCCTATTTGAGCTTTAAACCGTGGAAAAGCCAATGTGGCTGCTTTCTTTCTTGGTCAAATGTTGCACTGGAGCTGCTCATTGGGGTGGTGGGGTCACTGCATTCTCCTCCTCTATCCGATTTAAATGAAGCAGATGAATCAAGCTCTTTAATGTCCTTGAGGGACTTCGAATTTGATTTCTTCTTACTTTGGCTACTACCAATGCTTAGTGTTAGCTCAACTTCACTATCATCTTCCGGGCAATCTATACTCATCTTGCCACTCTTGAGGGCAATGTTAGAGTTTCGACCTCTGGGATTTTCACCAATGGCGCTGACTCCTGTAGAGATATCTTCCTCTGCAGGCCTTTCGAGATCAAACCCCCTCGAGACTCGCATGGTGTCTCCAGAACAACTACCACTACACTCTCTAGAGTTTAGTTCATCTCTCAAACTATTGATATGGAAGCTAGCTCCAGGTGCTTGTTTTGTTGCTGATTGCTCCCAGTTAATTAACTGAGAGTGGCTGATATCTGGTTTACGCAAAGGATCCCAAAGTCTGCTTTGCCTAATTTCTTTCGTCAGCTCATCCATTAGCATTTTCTGAACGCTGTACAGCCGATGCAGTTCCCTTACCTGCAATTTTTAGCATTCAGATAAATTTGATATCACCAGCTTCAATGTCCTTAACTTAGCTATAATGACAATGTGAATGGAAAACTATCCAATTCAAGATTGCTATCATAACCAAAATAATACTGCATGCAAACTGTACTTTTAGTAACTTGATTGTCTTTCCATATCCATACAGATTGCATTTTTTTGTTAGAGTTCATGTATCACTAGAAATGTAGGCATTAGAATTATCTTGATCAGTTGTATGCAATTCATCATTAGAAAGTTTGTGAACCAACAAGAAGATATCTGTAAAGCTGTTTTCCTGGTAATTTTTATTGGTAAAGCACATACTTTTCTCCCTTTAAATTTTGAATTCACTTTGAGACTATGTTGATCAATTTGCAAATATGATCTCAACTCAAGCAATCCCAACGAGAGTGAGCCAAATGGATGAGCATTAGACTTTATACCTGGTGTTTGAAGATATCTTCATGCATCTGCATTGTCTTTTTTATGGAATCCAATTTGTTCTTGTCCATGGAGTTTTGAATTTTTTCCTCCAACCCGGTTTTCAAATACTTCACCTTCGCCCCACTGTTCTGGAAATAGTCCCAATCATCCACACCGTGCACAGCAAAGCGCTTGCTATTTGGGGAGCTTCCTAAAAGATTGATGGCAAATTCAATTTTGGTTCCCATGCCTGAAAGTGATATGACAATCAGAATTTTGGCTAACTACTGAAGCCTTAGCATGCATGTTTCAGGAAAAACAAACTATTCTCAAGTATACAGTGAAACTGCATAAAAAGTTAtttaacaaaaaaagaaaaaaaaaacagagaaagagaaagatatgAAGAAAATTATTCAAATGTCATTTATGACttctttttaattttctttatcttGTTTTTTCTAGTAGTGTTTGGGATGATGTGAGAAACCACTATGTTATGGTGGAGACAGGGTCGACCCCAAAAGCTACTGTTCTTATTCTGCATATCTAAGCACGAAACACTAAAATAAAAATCAGATCATATTGAGAAATCTACAAGTCTACAGCCTACTGTAGAGAGCAAACGTATAACAAACCTGGGCATTTAGTGGAATACATTTTCTCAACTCCACTGATCAACAGCTAGATTTACATCCTAAATTATAGGTGCTTCAAGATTTTTTTGGTTTCCCTTATGGTCAACAAAATGCAGGCTTCAAATTTAGTTTTTGCAAAGAGGGTGGTTTATGTCAAAAACAGAGGTTCTTTTTATGGTATAGAATGGAGGAGGGAACATAAAGAATGGTTCAGAATTACATAGGGAACTCCCAAAGTTTAATCAAACAGTACCCAGACAATGAATAAGGAAAAAAAGATAGAAAATGGGATGTGGGCAATAGTGAGACCAAAAATGGTATGTGGGTCTGCCCAACTTTCTTGTTCAATGTATTTCTACAAGAACCATCATTGGCCAAAACAGTGGTTTTCATTTTCTGGGAATTGCTCTCTAAGTGAGTGTCCACTTCTTTCTGTTTTTCTGAAGCTAAAACTAagcttttttcttttcctttctttcttatTTGGTTATCCACATGATGAAATCATCAAACACCTATGGTGTTTGAGAAAAAGTCAAGAAGGAACTGAAAAGCAAGTAAAATTAAATAACTATCAATGAAATCACAATTAGGGGGCCATTAGAAACATAACTACAACCTTTAAAAGCATCTCAAATACTGTTCATTATAATTTATAAGAAAAGTCATCTTTCACCTGTTGATATCTGTTTTTGGCATGTTTCTCTCTTCATGTGCGTAGAAAAATAACTAGGAAAAAAAAAGACCCAACTAAATTGGAGTttggacccccccccccccccccccccccagaccTCCTTCAAATGGTTAAAAAGATACACAAACAAACAATTCAAAAGAAACAAGAATCTCAGATTCATTTCAACAATTCCAGAAATGGGTTCAAGAGATAAAAACaacccaataaacataaacaaaatatcAGGGGCTAACTCTTATGCAGAAACTAAATTTAGCACAACTTCTAGAACTCCAGCTCAtgaatcttttttttt
The Humulus lupulus chromosome 6, drHumLupu1.1, whole genome shotgun sequence DNA segment above includes these coding regions:
- the LOC133782290 gene encoding uncharacterized protein LOC133782290 isoform X1, which translates into the protein MYSTKCPGMGTKIEFAINLLGSSPNSKRFAVHGVDDWDYFQNSGAKVKYLKTGLEEKIQNSMDKNKLDSIKKTMQMHEDIFKHQVRELHRLYSVQKMLMDELTKEIRQSRLWDPLRKPDISHSQLINWEQSATKQAPGASFHINSLRDELNSRECSGSCSGDTMRVSRGFDLERPAEEDISTGVSAIGENPRGRNSNIALKSGKMSIDCPEDDSEVELTLSIGSSQSKKKSNSKSLKDIKELDSSASFKSDRGGECSDPTTPMSSSSATFDQERKQPHWLFHGLKLK
- the LOC133782290 gene encoding uncharacterized protein LOC133782290 isoform X2: MGTKIEFAINLLGSSPNSKRFAVHGVDDWDYFQNSGAKVKYLKTGLEEKIQNSMDKNKLDSIKKTMQMHEDIFKHQVRELHRLYSVQKMLMDELTKEIRQSRLWDPLRKPDISHSQLINWEQSATKQAPGASFHINSLRDELNSRECSGSCSGDTMRVSRGFDLERPAEEDISTGVSAIGENPRGRNSNIALKSGKMSIDCPEDDSEVELTLSIGSSQSKKKSNSKSLKDIKELDSSASFKSDRGGECSDPTTPMSSSSATFDQERKQPHWLFHGLKLK